The Deltaproteobacteria bacterium sequence CGGCGTGCCGCTCGTGTCGGTCGATCGTCCCGGGAGCTTCGTGGCGCGTCTCGAGCACCGCGGCCTCGACTTCGGCAGCATGGTGGACGTCGACGGGCTCGAGCGATGGCTCGCGGCGGAGCCGCCCGCGCTCGCCGGCATCGTCCACCTCGGCGCGTGCACCGACACGACCGAGATGGACGTCGACTACCTCCGGCGCGTCAACCTCGAGTACTCGCAGCGGCTCTGGCGCTGGGCGACGGCGCGCCGCGTGCCCTTCGTCTACGCGAGCAGCGCCGCGACGTACGGCGACGGCGCGAACGGGTACGACGACGACGAGGCGCTGATCCCGAAGCTCCGTCCCCTCAACCCCTACGGCGAGTCCAAGCGGCAATTCGATCTGTGGGTGCTCGGCGAGGAGCGCGCCGGCCGGATGCCGCCGGCCTGGAGCGGCTTCAAGTTCTTCAACGTCTACGGCTTCGGCGAGCGCCACAAGGGCACGATGGCGAGCGTCATCCTGCACGCCTTCGACCAGATTCGTGCCGCCGGCGAGGTGCGCCTCTTCAAGAGCTACCGGCCGGACGTCGCCAACGGCGAGCAGCGGCGCGACTTCGTCTACGTCGAGGACGTCGTCGCGGTCCTGCGGTTCGCGCTGGAACGCCCGCTCGCGCGCGGCATCTACAATCTCGGCAGCGGCACGAGCCGCACTTTCCTCGACCTCGCCCGCGCGACCTTCGCCGCGCTCGGCGCGCCCCCGAAGGTCCGCTTCATCGAGATGCCCGAGAGCCTGCGCGCGCGCTATCAGTACGCGACCGAGGCCCGGATGGACCGCGTGCGTGCGGCCGGCTGGACGACCCCGTTCACGACGCTGGAGGAAGGCGCGCGGCGGTACGTCGCGCGCTTGCTCGCGGCGTCGTAACGCCGTCCGACCCGAACGGCGTCCCGCTCCGGCCGCACGCCCGCTCCGACGAGGTCTCCGCCAAGGCCGCGTAACGCGTCGTCGCCGCGGCGAAATCGTTGCCCCGGCTCGCGCCTTCCTGCTAAAGACCGACCGACTTTTCGGTCCGGCTGGGAAGCGGGAGTGGGCGGGTGACACGACGACACGCCGATGGTCTCGAAGGCCAGTGGCTCTCACTCGAAGAGGTCGGCGAGCTCGACTTCTTCAAGAGCAGCAAGCGCGCGAAGCTGAAGCTTCCGACGCTGCTCGGGGCCGCGCCGGACGCCGAGGAGCCGGCCATCAAGGCCGTCGTGCGGCGCGAGTACGGGCCCGGCGAGATCATCTGCGAGGCCGGCGCCTACGGCTCGACCGCCTTCCTCCTGGTCGAGGGCAGCGCGACCGCGTTCCTCCCGGAGCAGGTCGAGGCGAAGGGCATCGAGGGACGCACGCGGAGCTCACTTGCCCGGCTCTTCGACGCCTTCCGGCGCCGCACGCGGAGCGCCGAGCGGACGCCCGGACGTCCCGAGGTCGGCGAGGTGAGCCGCTACGCGACGCTCGCGCACGACCGCCGCCTCGGGCCCGTGGCGATCCGGCCCGGCGACATCTTCGGCGTCGACACCTGCGTCAATTTCTACCCGCGCGAGGCGACGGTGCGCGCCGAGACCCGATGCGTCGCCCTCGAGATGCTGCGCTCGGTGCTCGACACGATCCGCGGCGCCGGCGACGCCGTCGACGAGGCATATGCGGCGCGCGCCATCCGCAGTACGCTGCATCAGAGCGCGCTGCTCGCGGAGTTGAGCGCCCCGCAGCTCGAGACGCTCGCGGCGGCGAGCGCGCTCCTGACCCCCGACTCCGACGGCGTCTCGGACGGTGTCGTCTACGCGCAGGACGCGGCGGCCGACGCGCTGTATCTCGTGCGCGCCGGCACCATCAAGATGTCGCAGACGAAGGCCGGCGGCGAGTTCATCTTCACCTACCTCGGCCGCGGCGGGGCCTTCGGCTTCGAAGCGATCATGCCGGCGCGGGCGCGGACGCGGCTCGTCCTGCGCTGCGCGTCGCATCCGACCCTCTTTCGCGAGATGCCGGTCACGAAACCCGTCACGATCGGCCGCAGCGAGTCCTGCGACATGCCGGTGCCGAAGGAGAGCCGCGCGGTCGGACGGCGCCACTGCCGCGTCGAGGAGCGGGACGGCGACCTCTGGGTCGTCGATCTCGACAGTACCAACCACACGCTCCTGAACGGCGAGCGCATCCGCGAGGCCATCCTCACCGAGGGCGACCGCATCGGCGTCGTCGAGTACGTCTTCGAGGTCGGGCGCGAAGACGTCACCGCGGCCGAGGCGCCGATGGCCGTGCGACTCGCGTGCG is a genomic window containing:
- the rfaD gene encoding ADP-glyceromanno-heptose 6-epimerase, whose amino-acid sequence is MTAGALLVTGAAGFIGARFVESCNRRGVPLVSVDRPGSFVARLEHRGLDFGSMVDVDGLERWLAAEPPALAGIVHLGACTDTTEMDVDYLRRVNLEYSQRLWRWATARRVPFVYASSAATYGDGANGYDDDEALIPKLRPLNPYGESKRQFDLWVLGEERAGRMPPAWSGFKFFNVYGFGERHKGTMASVILHAFDQIRAAGEVRLFKSYRPDVANGEQRRDFVYVEDVVAVLRFALERPLARGIYNLGSGTSRTFLDLARATFAALGAPPKVRFIEMPESLRARYQYATEARMDRVRAAGWTTPFTTLEEGARRYVARLLAAS
- a CDS encoding FHA domain-containing protein, translating into MTRRHADGLEGQWLSLEEVGELDFFKSSKRAKLKLPTLLGAAPDAEEPAIKAVVRREYGPGEIICEAGAYGSTAFLLVEGSATAFLPEQVEAKGIEGRTRSSLARLFDAFRRRTRSAERTPGRPEVGEVSRYATLAHDRRLGPVAIRPGDIFGVDTCVNFYPREATVRAETRCVALEMLRSVLDTIRGAGDAVDEAYAARAIRSTLHQSALLAELSAPQLETLAAASALLTPDSDGVSDGVVYAQDAAADALYLVRAGTIKMSQTKAGGEFIFTYLGRGGAFGFEAIMPARARTRLVLRCASHPTLFREMPVTKPVTIGRSESCDMPVPKESRAVGRRHCRVEERDGDLWVVDLDSTNHTLLNGERIREAILTEGDRIGVVEYVFEVGREDVTAAEAPMAVRLACASGLDGFEVVRVPADALARLAEASAPALAAATRAGRALEAAAFSRSANEQAMLEAAVDLNLYNSQNVLLIDLDRCTRCDECVRACSDAHDGVARFTRDGPRVGRYLVTMACRSCTDPKCMVGCPVGSIRREDSLEIKIEDWCIGCERCASQCPFGNINMVELAELKKPPPPREGVSLRATVCDLCAGYDGPNCVYACPHDAAIRVAPGAFLAPSDLR